The Cygnus atratus isolate AKBS03 ecotype Queensland, Australia unplaced genomic scaffold, CAtr_DNAZoo_HiC_assembly HiC_scaffold_300, whole genome shotgun sequence genome segment GACAATGCTGTCCCATGCCCACCCAGTGCCCCAGGCCCCATCCCCTGGCTTGGGGACCCTTTCTCACCGCCTCTGCAGCTGGCCGCGCCTGGGCACATTGTCCTCCTGCAAACGTTGGGGGGGGCAGTGCCCCAAGGAGAGCATGACCATGGGCATGACCATGGGCGCCCTTGGACAGTGACACCCTgcccctccctctctcccccccacccccagcatgGGCACAGCAGGGTCCCATGGGGACTGGGGAGGGGTCCCTGGGAGCTGAGACCCCTGGGGAGCCGGAATGGGGGGTCCTGACCCCAGTCCCCCCTCCCACGCTGGGCGCTGCCCAGGGGAAGTGCTCACAGGGGCTGTGCACCCCGATAAGGCCCAGCGGTCTgtgcgggggggggcgggtaGGGGCTGGGAGCTACTGGGACAACCTGTGCCcaactgggaggcactgggcCAGCCCCCGACTGCCGTGGGAGTCACTGGGACAGCCCCTCCAGCCAGCGGGATCCAgtggggcagcccccccagcgAAcatactgggagcactggggacGAGCGTGGCTTTACTGGAGCAGCTGAGGACCGCGACCCCTGCTGTGCTCACCGGGCAGCCCCGACCGCGTGCTGGGAGCGGACGAGAGGGGCCGGAAACCGCGGCGGCCCCGGGAGCGGTGGGGGCAGCCCGCAGCTCCGCCACCCCCCCGCGGCGCCAGGGCCCGTCCCAGCCCGTCCCGTCCCGGCAGCACCCCGGCggcccgtcccgtcccgtcccgtcccggcCCCGCACTCACCGCGggcccccccgcccgccgcacGGTGACCAGCGCCAtgcccccgccgcgccgccccgcaCCAGgaagcgccgccgccgccgccccgcccgcgGCGGGCACGGGAACGGCCCGGGAGCGGCagcgggcacggccccgccccGACCCCGCCCCCCGCGGCCGCGGGGCAGCCCCTCCGGGGGCACGGGGCCAGATCGGGGGGAGGGAGCCCCCCCGGGACGCCCCGCGGCCAGGCACAGTCGGACACAGCGCTGTGTGTAGGTCTGTATGTATAGCGTATGTACATCCGCGAGGGGACCCCCCAGCCCGCGGGGTCACCGCACAGCACCggggggccgtgccgggcccggcggggtgcggggggcaggagggtcccggggccgggcccccccgcGCTACTTGTCGGTGAGGGAGAGGCGCAGGATGCGCTGCagctcctcgtcctcctcccgCCGGCGCCGCTCGCGCTCCTCCTGCTTCCTGCTCCGACAGCGCCATGGCCAGCCGCAGCTGCTCCGCGAAGCTGCCGTagccggggggcgccggggggggggcgccgccgccgccgccccctgccccggtgggggccccgccggggggcggcgccgggccccgcctgcagcagcaggctctcCTGCAGCGCCCTGCGGGACAGCGCTCAGGCCACGCCCCCGAGCAAGACACGCCCCCGCCCCATCGAGCCCCGCCCCCCGAACAAACCACGCCCCACCCCCGTAGCCCCGCccccccagccagccagccccaccCCGACACCTTCGAGCCCCTCCCCTTCCCGCCAAGCCCCGCCCCCCTCCGGCGCGCGGTGGCGGGGCTCCCCCagacccgcccccccccccgccgcccgtgGCGGAGCCTCACCGCTCCAGCTGCAAGCTCCTCGTCTTagggcggggggcgggcgcCGGGCCGCGTGTTGGTCAGCGCCTCCCACACCGTCACCTGCGGGGGCGGGGCCTCGTGGGGGCGGGGCCTCTCCCCGGGGAGGCGTGGCCTCTCCCCGGGGGGCGTGGCCTCTCCCGGGGGGGCGTGGCCTCACCTGGTCGGTCTCGGGTGCCGGCATCGAGCAGGCTCTGCTGGATGGCGAACTGCAGCAGTCGTCGTCCTCGTCCCGCAGGGGCTCGCTGCGCCCCGCGCCCAGCACCGTGTAGCCCGGCGGCACCCTCGAACACCCCCGGCTCCACATCGCACGGGAAGGGCCAGCCTGCGGCACCCGCCCACCGCTGGGGGCACCGCCACCACTGGGGGCACCGCCACCGCCCGTGGGGggtccccccagcaccccgcacTCACGCCACCCCCAGGGGgatcccccccacacccccccgcACCCAATGCCGCCCACACCCCCCATGGGCACCCCCATCGCTCACCTCCAGGGCCGGTGGGCTGCGCGCCGGGGGGCTGGGCGGGGGCGCAGACCCGCACGGAGCCCAGCGGCTGGTCACAGCCACAGAGGTTGCTGAAGGTGATGCGGGCGTTGAGGACGTGGAAGAGGGGGATCTctgggggcaccggggggtCAGCAGCCCCGTGCCGGGCAGGCCCTGCccctcccacagcccccagcctcgCAGCCCCCAACCTCACCGATCTTGACGGGGAAGCCAGGGGGCAGCTTGAGGGTGATGAAGTCGCGCAGCTTGGCGAAGTGGGCGTTGGAGATGGCCATCAGGTCGATGATGGGAGTCACCTGCTCCGCCAGTGACAGCGGGTGCTGCTCGCAACAGCCACAGCGTCGCCTATGAACCTGCCCGGGCACCGGTGTGGGcacagggacccccccccgcaCCTCGCCACCATGGCCTGCCTTCCCCCGGCCCCCGGTGCTCACCTCTGCACCTTGCTGGACACCTCGATAGGGCGCCCGATGTTGCGGGCCTCCAGGTCGAAGTGTGGGTCGAAGTACTCCTCAGGGGTGATGGCCGTGGGGTTGGTGGGGCTGGCCGCCTGCAGCACGGGTGCCTGGggagggtggggtgggggcacggctcagccctgccctgccctgcatcacccccaggccccctgcccACTGCTCACCCCGTTGTGGGTGCCATGCTGCTGCGCCAGGCCCAGGAAGGAGTGAAAGGGAGTCCTGGAGCCTGCAGGGAGACCCCGAGGTGCAGGGGGTGGTGCAGGCAGGCACAGTGCACCCAGCACAGTGCCCCACATCACCCGCACGTGCTGCCCCACGTCGCCACCCACACTGCCCCATACCACTCCTGCACGCTGCCCGACATCGCTGCACACAACGCCCAACGTCACCCCGCAGGCTGTCCCCTGTCACCCCCGCATGCACTGCACCCAGGAAGGAGGAGGGCCTTGACCCGGGAGGGGGGTGGGCCCCCACTGCAGGCAGCCCCCCCTTGGTCGCTGGGGCTGTCACCTTTGCTGCGTGACTTGTCCTGGTCAGAGAGGTGCTCGGTCCTGGTCTTGGTGACTAGCTCCACGTTGCTGGCGCTGTACACCTGCAGAGACAAGACACAGGGACAGGGTCAGCCCTTGGGACACCATggcccccctgccccccgccCCACTAGGCGCACCTTGGCCTCGTAGCCACTGACCACCTCCATCTTCTCCGAGCGCCAGCCCCAGATCCCCGACTTGTTCCTGGGAAGGGGTGTGGAGGGATCAGGCCCGCAGCCACCTCACCTGTGCCCTGCCAGCCTCCCCGCCACGAGCACCCCCCCCACGCACCGCTCAAAGGCAATGTTCCTCGTGTCGAGGTGCGTGGAGGACGATGGGCGACGTCAGCCGCCCAGCCACGTGCTCCTCTGAGGGCTGCATGGCCGCCAGCAGCAGGTCGGGCTCGTGCAAGGCCAGCGCCAGCGTCTCGGTGTAGACCACCTGCTTGTCGTGGTCCACCTCCATCACCACTGCCCCCTCCTCTGCACGTGGGGAAGGGGGTCAGTGCCTGCCCCTGGCCCCACCATTCCCACTGCAGGGACGGGAACCCCCGGCACCCAGactgcccctgcccctgggggCATCTGGGGTCTCCGTAGGGGATCCGGCGTCCTTATGGGTGAGTACGTG includes the following:
- the ANKRD13D gene encoding LOW QUALITY PROTEIN: ankyrin repeat domain-containing protein 13D (The sequence of the model RefSeq protein was modified relative to this genomic sequence to represent the inferred CDS: inserted 3 bases in 2 codons; deleted 3 bases in 3 codons) codes for the protein MDPRGRTPLELAVSLGHLESARVLLRHNANVGRENANGWTVLQEAVSTGDPEMVQLVLQYRDYQRATRRLAGIPELLSKLRRASDFYVEMKWEFTSWVPLVSKVCPSDVYRVWKRGESLRVDTTLLGFEHMTWQRGRRSYIFKGEEEGAVVMEVDHDKQVVYTETLALALHEPDLLLAAMQPSEEHVAGRLTSPIVSTHLDTRNIAFERNKSGIWGWRSEKMEVVSGYEAKVYSASNVELVTKTRTEHLSDQDKSRSKGSRTPFHSFLGLAQQHGTHNGAPVLQAASPTNPTAITPEEYFDPHFDLEARNIGRPIEVSSKVQRRRCGCCEQHPLSLAEQVTPIIDLMAISNAHFAKLRDFITLKLPPGFPVKIEIPLFHVLNARITFSNLCGCDQPLGSVRVCAPAQPPGAQPTGPGGWPFPCDVEPGVFEVPPGYTVLGAGRSEPLRDEDDDXLQFAIQQSLLDAGTRAPQVTVWEALTNTRPGARPPPXKTRSLQLERALQESLLLQAGPGGGGGGAPPPAPPGYGSFAEQLRLAMALSSRKQEERERRRREEDEELQRILRLSLTDK